The genomic DNA CGAAGGAGCAGCGGCGCACCGGACCGCCGCCCGCCGCCACCAGCACCGCACCCGCGACCGCCGAGCCCACGTACGAGACGCCTGTCTCCACCACGCCGAGCCGGGTCCCGTCGAGCGCCGCCCCGTCGAGCGACGAGGCGGGGGAGTCCGGCCCACCGTCGTCGACGGTGCCGGGCCGCACCGGTGGGCAAGGGCCCGCGTCGACGGGCGGGCCGACCTCGGGCATCGTGTCGTCCAGCGGCATCGTGTTCCCCGGCGTGACGCTGCCGGGGCTTCCCGGCGCGACGACCGAGCCGCCCGCCTCCGGCGGCGCACCGACGACGACGGGTCCGCCGGGGTAGTCCGCGGCGTCAGTAGACTGGGCGCTCGTGATCACGCTCCAGAACGTCACGATGATGTACAAGGCGTCGGCCAGGCCGGCGCTCCACGACCTGTCGCTCGAGATCGGCAAGGGCGAGTTCGCCTTCCTGATCGGGCCGTCGGGTTCCGGGAAGTCGACGTTCTTCCGGCTCCTGCTCAAGGAGGACAAGCCCACCAGCGGCGACGTCTACGTGGGCGACTTCCACGTCAACAAGCTCTCGGGCCGGCGCGTGCCGCAGCTGCGGCAGTCCCTCGGGTGCGTGTTCCAGGACTTCCGCCTGCTGCAGCAGAAGAACGTGGCCGAGAACGTCGCCTTCGCCCTCGAGGTGATCGGCAAGCCGCGCAATGTCATCGACCGGACGGTGCCGCAGGTCCTGGACTACGTGGGGCTCGGCGGCAAGGCGAACCGCATGCCCAGCGAGCTGTCGGGCGGTGAGAAGCAGCGTGTCGCCATCGCCCGCGCCATCGCCAACCGGCCCCTGCTGCTGCTCGCCGACGAGCCGACCGGCAACCTCGACCCCGACACCTCCGCCGAGATCGTGGACGTGCTCGACCGGATCAACAGGGCCGGGACCACCGTGGTCATGGCCACGCACGACCGCCACATCGTGGACTCGATGCGCCGCCGCGTCATCGAGTTCCGCATGGGCGAGAAGGTGCGCGACGACGCCACCGGCGTGTACGGGCTGGGCCGCTGACGGCGCCCGCCGCACCCGCCGACGACGACGAACCGAAGGACTGAATTCCCAGTGCGAGCCAGTTTCATCACCAGCGAGGTCCTCACCGGCCTGCGCCGGAACGTGAGCATGACGATCGCCATGATCCTCACCACCGCGATCTCTCTCGGCCTGTTCGGCGGTGGTCTGCTCGTGGTGCGGATGGCCGACAAGAGCCAGGACATCTTCCTGCAGCGCGTCGAGATCCAGGTGTTCGTCGACGACAAGGTCGCCGCCGACGATCCGGACTGCCAGAAGGCCGTGTGCCAGGCGATCGAGTCGAAGATCAAGGCGCAGCCGGGTGTGGACTCGCTGGACTACATCTCGCAGGACAAGGCACTCGAGACCGCCAAGACCAAGACCTTCGCCGGTCAGCCCGAGCTGGCGGAGCTGGTGCGCCCCGGCGTCCTGCCCGCCTCCTTCAAGGTGCGCGTCGGCGACGAGAACAAGTTCGCGGCGGTGATCGACGCGGTGAAGGACCAGCCCGGCGTGGCCGGGGTGCAGGACCAGCGCGAGTTGGTGGAGCGCGTCTTCTCCGTCCTCAACGGCGCCCGCAACGCCGCCTTCTTCGTCGCGCTGATCCAGGCCGTCGCGGCGGTGCTGCTCATCGCGAACATGGTGCAGGTGGCCGCGTACACGCGGCGCACGGAGGTGTCGATCATGCGCCTGGTGGGCGCGTCGCGGTGGTACACCCAGCTGCCGTTCCTGTTGGAGGCGGTGATCGGCGCCGTCATCGGCGCGGTCCTCGCGATCGGCGGCCTGTTCGCGGGCAAGGCGCTGTTCTTCGACCGGGCGCTGCGTGAGATGTACGGCGTGAACATCCTGGCCCGGATCACCAACACCGACGTCCTGCTCGTCTCTCCCTGGCTGATCCTCGTGGGTGCAGGGTTCGCCGCCGTCACCGCCTACGTCACGCTCCGCTTCTACGTGCGGGAGTAGCCCCGCGCGATAAGTCGCTTTCCGCGCACCGTCGTATCCCCGTACGATGGAGTGGTTGTCCAGCCGCGACCGGCACTCGGTCGCGGCGTACAGGAAGGGAAGGACGATGGCGAAGGAGAAGGGGCGCTCGGTGATCGCGAGCAACCGCAAGGCGCGCCACAACTACGCCATCCTCGACACCTTCGAGGCCGGCGTGGTGCTGGTGGGCACGGAGGTGAAGGCGCTGCGCGAGGGCAAGGCGTCGCTGGTCGACGCCTACGCGACGATCGACGACGGCGAGATCTGGCTGCGCGGGCTGCACATCCCGGAGTACGGGAACGGTACGTGGACCAACCACACGCCGCGCCGCACCCGGAAGCTGCTCATGCACCGCCGCGAGATCGATTCACTGACCGGCAAGATCCGCGAGGGCAACCAGACGCTGGTCCCGCTGTCGATGTACTTCAACGACGGCCGCGTGAAGGTCGAGCTGGCCCTCGCGAAGGGCAAGCAGGACTACGACAAGCGGCAGGACATCGCCCGCCGGACCGCCGAGCGCGAACTGGTCCGGGAGCTGGGGCGGCGCGTCAAGGGCATGCGCGGCTGATCTGTTTCCGACGGTGCCCGGCGTGGCGCGTTGAGTTCCGACGTTCTCGGGCGTTCACTTGAGATACGAGTTACTGATGTGACTCGTGGGACTCAAGTGAGGAGCGGATCCATGAGTGTCGAGAACCGGGCCAAGGTTGTTTCGCTGGCGCACCGCATCGGAACGGTGCTGCTCACCGTGCTGATGAACATGAACGCCTCCGCCGCCGGCGTGCGCCCGCACACCGTCTGATAATCGCTGGACAGGCGCCGATCCCGGTGCGGTAGTATGGAACTTCCACTCCGCAAGGGTGGGCTTCCGCTGAAGCGGACGATGAGGGGCCGATCGGTTTCGACTTCGTTTGTTGACGCGGGGGAAGCGTGCCGGTGCAGGCTGGAGACCACCGTAAGCGTCGCAGCAACCAATTAAGCGCCGATTCCAATCAGCGCGACTTCGCTCTCGCTGCCTAAGCAGCCAGGCGAGTCTGTCAGTCCGGGTTCGCCCTCGGCCCGGTTCCTGGCATCAGCTAGAGGGATTCACCCCGCGGTGCGGTCGCGGCATCGCGGGGGACATCAAACAGCGACTGGGATCGTCATCCCGGCTCGTCCGTGAGACCGGGAGATCCGAGTAGAGGCACAGCGGACTGCGCACGGAGAAGCCCCGTAGAAATGACGGAGGACCCGGGTTCAATTCCCGGCGGCTCCACAGAGGGCCCCTGATCTGCATGGCAGATCAGGGGTCGCTTTCGTTCCGTCGTCACGCTCGTGGGAAATCCCATCGCGACCGCGATGCACCGCACCATAGAGTTGCCAGCGTGAACAATTGCGTGCGGTCGACGGTGCCCGGGCGGGTGCACCTCGACGAGTCTGGCGCGGTGATCGAGTACGGGGATCGTCGGGGCTTCGGTTCGCCGCCCGATGCCTGCTATTCCGCGCTCCTCGATGGCCGTCCCGGACGTCGTTGGCGACCGTGGGGCAGGCGATGAGCGAGCAGTCGAAAGGAAGCGGTCACGCCATCCCGTGTACACGGTGCTCCGTATCGACGTGTGGGACGGCGATGTGAGCAAGCCTCTGTCCGAGCTGAGGGCAGATCCACAGCGATTCGTGACGGTGACCGCCGTGTACCCGACATTGGACGAGGCGAAAGCCGACGTCGAGCGGTTTAACGACGTTCGGAGTGGCGGGAACGGCGGTAGCGGCGCGGTGTACTTCTGGGCGGCCGCACGGGAGTGCGAGTAGCAGTGTTTATCATCGGGTATGAGTAATCCACGACACCGTAGGTGGTGACGTCCATGCCGTTCGTTCTGGAGCCCGAGGTGGCGGGTGGTCTCGGTGAAGGCACGGTGCTGGACGCTTCAGTGCATCCGCCGATCGTGTCCGAGCTGGAGTACGAAGTTGCGGGATGGCTTGGGGACGACCTGATTGCGGGCTTCCCCGTCTACTTGGTGTCGCCGCGTCTTCTCGCCGCGATGGAGACCGCGAGGTTGACGGGATTCGCCGTGAATCCGAACTGCCGTGTCACCGTGAACGAGCAGGTTCACGCAGAGTTGAATAGCTCGGACGTGTCCACATTCACCTGGATCGACATCCCCGGCGCCACAAGTGATGACCTACACGTGACCGCTGATCTGCTGCTCGGGGTGTCGGATCGGGCTTGGGAGGTGTTCTCGCAGTTCACGTTGCGCTTCTGCGGGATCCGTGAAGCCGATGTCGATGACGGAGGAGGGGCTTGATGTTGGGGTTCGGTAAGCGGCGTGGGGATGCGCGCGACAGCCGCGACGAGCCCGACGATGCGTTCGTCGCGCTCGGGTTCGGGGCCTTCCAGGTCTACGACGCGGAGACCTCGAGGATCAACTCGGCAGTAGTCTCAGCGATCACAGCCAAGGATGTCCGGGTGATCGCGGCGGATTGGAGAGGTGTTCAGTTCTGGGTCGAGGCGCGTGTCGCGGTCGATGGCGATGACGATGACGCCATGGTGTCCATGTTCGATCCCTCGACAATGGTCTCGGACACCGTCATCGAACAGAAGCCGTTCGTAGAGGCGATCATCTCGGGCAGCGTCGTGGCCGGCGTGGATGCGGAAGGACTCCGTGCATGGTTGGACGAACGGGAGCTGGAATCGCTGCCGCCGAACACGTGCGTGCCCGTGTACCCCCAACAGTTCATCACGGGCTCTGAGGGGCGCGAGCTGCTGAGTCCGGAGAGCTATTCCACACCCGACTGGTTGATCTTCTGCGCCAAGTCGCTAGCGGTGATGAACACCCTCGGGCTCCGCTCGGGTGAACCGCTACCACCAGACTTCCATGATCGTGTGGCGGCGCTGTAGTGGATGGAGTGCCATGACGAGTGCCCCGATCACGGACCTCCCAGGATCCGCCACGCGGCCGGCGCGCTCACAGGCGCCTGTTGCGCGATGCTCGGGTGGACACTCGGGCTCCTCGCCGTGTGGACATCGGCGAGCCGCTGCGGAAGCGCGGGATCTCCCTCATGGACGAGTCGGCTGCGTGACGGTTCGTAGAGCCGTGCTCCAAGGGGGGGACTGAATGCGGGACGACCTACTGGCGGAAATGATCGTCATGTTCGGGCTGATCGCGGCCGGGTGGGTGGTCTGGGGCAGTGCGGCCTCGACCACCGCTCCACGGCGGCTGGTTGCGTGTGTGTTGCTCGGTTCGGCTGCACTGTCGCCGTTGCTTTTCGGTGAGTCGATACTCAGTGCTGTCGGATTCGTACTTGCATCCGCTGTATGGCGATTCAGGTTCTTACCGAAGGACGAGCTGCGGCAACTGTTCGGTGCAGACAGGCGACACCCCGCAGGTGACGAGACGGGCGAGAGCGGGCCTCGATGAGAGCAACGCCGATCGTGAACGCGGCAGGACATCCGTGGGTGCTCGGTTTCGCCTGTCTGCCGGGCCGAGGCTGACGGTCTCTGGGTACTCAGGTTTCTCGACCGAGATGAGCGACCAGTGGTAAGCGTGAGGTAGTTCGGTGCGGACAGATCGTCGGTCACCGGCGGTGCCGCGCCATTGCGCTCCGCACCGTTGCTGTCACCATCACCACCGAGGTCACGATCGACGCGGTCGAGAGTGCGATCAGCACAAACGCGAGGTCGGGAGCCCAGCGGTTCAACACAATCGATGGAACTCCCACAAGGCTGTGCGCGAACCACGTAGCCATGCCGACAGCGAGGTAGAGGCCCGCCGTGAGAAGGCCGTAGATGATCGTCCTTCGCGCTGATCGCAGCCTTCCCCGCCGGGACAGTCTCCACGTACCGGTGACTCCCAGGAGAATGAATGCGACACCGGCGATGGCCGAGAGTACGGGCAGTGTCGTCGCCGGCGCGACGGTCGGTGCAGCGATTTCATCGCCTGCGGACCTACGCGTGATGAATCGGGCGAAGGCGGCGAACTCGTTCGACTCGAGTTCGCCGTACCGATTCGCGGCGAGCACGAGAGCCTGGCCGGTGTCGGGAAACAGCGCTATGTGGGTGAAGTATCCGGGCACCGCACCGGAGTGCCACCAGACGTCTCGGCCCGCGATCCGTTCGCGGTACAGCCCGGGCCCGTAACCGGCTTTCCCTGCCGTGGAGACGGTCGCTGCGGCACCGTCTCGCAGGAGCGGAGTCGCAGCCAGCCACTGTGCGTACCGCCCGAGAGCCTCGATCGAACCCGCGAGGTAGCCGTACCCGAATCCGGCTCCGTCCGGGGCGGGTACGTTTGCTCGGGGCGCACCGAACCACGGGACGAATCCTGCTGGGACGATGGCGTTGTATTGGCGGGACTCGGCGACGATCCGTGCGTTCGAAGGCCTGCCGACGTGTGATTGGAGGGCCTGAGAGTACGTCCCGTTCGTGGCGCGCTCGATCACGGCCTGCAACAAAAGGTAATTCAGGCTGGAGTAGCGGAATGCTCCACGGGGATCGTGCCGTGGAGGCGGCGATTCTGCAATCGCTGAACGGGCTGACTGCGAGCGCGGCACGTCCGTCAACGACACATCATGGGGCAGCCCGCTCGTGTGATGGATCAGGTCTCCCACGTCGACGTCATCCCCGACCCAGGACGCTCCCTCGGGAAGTACCTCTCGGACAGCGCTGCTGAGGTCCAGTTCGCCCGAATCCGCGAGGCCGACTGCGATGGCTGCGGCAGCCGACTTGGACACCGAGCCCCACACGAAGGGCGATTCGGCCGAAAGCTCCTCGCCTCTACCATCCAGCCCTGCGGTGATCTCCCACTGCGTTCCGTTCGGACCGACCAGCCGCGCCGCGATCCCGGGCACCCGCATCTGCCTGCCGAACTCCTCGACATCCTCTCGGAGGGACACTGTGACCGGAGTCGCCGCCGCTATCCGGACAGGCAAGAGCGAACCCATCAGGCCCAGCACCGCCAGCAATCGAAGCCACCGCATCAAGCCCCACCTCGGTCGTCGTCACGTTCGGCGAGACGCTATCGGTGCCCGATGCTGAGGCGCCTCACCCGAAGGGGTGAGGTTGCTGTTCCTTCGAGCCCTCATCACTCCTCGAGGGCGGGTTCGGTGTCAGACGAGTTCGAGTCGCTCGCGCTCTTGTGACAGGCGGTCGAAGGGGGCGCCGTGCGACCGCACGCCGCCCCCTTCGCCCGGTGCTACTTCTTCTTCACCTCGCAGGCGATGCCGTCGCCGTCGCGATCGAGGTGGCTGCCGTAGCCGGGCTGGCCCTTGAGGATCGGGGCCTTGCCGGCCTGGCGCACCTCGGTGCAGTTCTTGTAGGACGGGTCGGCGTTCGCGGCAGCGGCCGGCGCGGCGAGCGCGGCGAGCGAGAATGCGGCGACGGCGATGCGGGTGAGGGTGGGGGACATGGACAACTCCTGCAGACCGGGGGGGGACGACGACCGCAGGACGGTCCCTCTCCTGCGGTCTTTACGGTGTACGCCTTTGCAGGCCCAATCAGATTGCCGGATATGGGTAATTAGCCGGGAAAGTGACCGTATCGCACGATCTCTGCCGGGAAATGGCGGTCAGGGCTCGCGAGGGCGTGGTGAAACAAGTTCTAGAATGTCTCTCGGCGCGACGAGGGTTGGGCTATCGTCCGTGGGCATGAACCTGCGTTCGGTATGGCGGCGGGCGGTTGTCGCGGCGGCCGGTCTCGCGCTCCTGGCGGCGGCGCCGTCGACCGCGGCGCCGCTGCCCGAGAACTTCACCTTCTTCGGCGGCATACCGTCGGAACTGACGAACCCGAACGGCTCGCTACCCGGGACCAACGACTACTCCTGCAGGCCCACGGCCCGCCATCCCAACCCGGTGGTGCTGGTGCACGGCACGGGCGGCGGCTCGCAGACCAACTGGGGTGCCTACGCGCCGCTGCTCAAGAACAACGGCTACTGTGTCTTCTCCTTCACCTACGGCGCCCTGCCCGGGGCTCCGTGGCCGGTGAACCAGATCGGCGGAACACGGCCGCTCGCAACGAGTGCGCAGCAGCTGAGATCGATGGTGGAACGCGTTCTCACCGCTACCGGCGCGAAGAAGGTCGACCTCATCGGCCACTCGCAGGGCACACTCATGCCGTCGTACTTCGTGAAGAACCTCGGCGGCGCCGGCAAGGTCGGCAAATACGTCTCGCTCGCCCCGCTGTGGCGCGGCACCGGGGGCGACCTCGGCAAGGCCGTGTCGGTCTTCGTGCGCGGCCTGAACGCGCCCGACCCGTACTTCCCGGTCTTCGAGTCGATCGGCGACATGCTGCCGGGATCGCGCTTCCTCGACACGATCTGGACCGGCGGCACGCCCTACTCGCGCGGCGTCGAGTACACGAACATCTCGACCCGGTTCGACGAACTGGTGCTGCCCTATACGAGCGGTCAGGTCGACGGTCCGCCCGGCACGAAGGTCACCAACATCGTGGTGCAGGACACCTGCGCGCAGGACCTGTCGGACCACCTGGCGATCGCGGGCTCACGCCGAGCCGCATACTTCGTGCTCAACGCGCTCGACCCGCAGCATCCGCGGCCCGTGCCCTGCTACGTGGTGCCGCCGTTCACGGGAGCCTGACCGGGGTAGGTCTCGCCGTGCGGGTCGTCGCAGTGGTCCTCGGCGCCCTCGTGGTCGACCTGCAGCGTCGCGTGCTCGATGCCGTACTGATCGTGCAGCATGCCGCTGATCTTCGAGCGCACGGCGTGGCAGTCCGCGGCGGGATCGACGAGCACGTGGGCCGACAGCGCGGGCTGACCCGACGTGATCTCCCAGATGTGTAGGTCGTGCACCTCGGCGACCGACGGCACGGCGGCCACGTCGCGCCCCACCTCGGCGGGGTCGATGCCCTCTGGGGCGGCCTCGAGGAAGATCCGCCCGGACGCCTTGACCAGCCCCCATCCGGCCTTGAGCATGAGCGCCGCCACCACGAGTGCGGCGATCGCGTCCGCCCGGCCCCACCCGGTGGCCCAGATGACCGCGCCGGCGATCGCCGTGGCGATGAAGGCGTAGAGGTCGTTGAGGATGTGCTGGTAGGCGCCCTCGACATTGAGGCTGGTGCGGTTCGCGCGCCGGATGCACCAGGTGGCGGCCAGGTTCACGGCGCAGCCGGCGAGCGCGGTGAAGAAGACCAGCGGGCCGTCGACGTCGGGCGGCGTGATGAGTCGCGAGATCCCCTCGTAGACGAAGAATGCGGCGAGGAGCAGGAGGGTGATGCCGTTGGCCTGCGCCGAGAGGATCTCGACCCGCTTGAGCCCCCAGGTGTACCCGCCCTTCGCCGGCTTCGCGGCGATCTTGATCGCGACCAGCGCGAGCACGATCGCCGCGGCGTCCGTGAGCATGTGCGCGGCGTCGGTGATCAGCGCGAGCGAGCTCGCGATGATGCCGATCGTCACCTCGATCGCCATGAACGCGACGATGAGCGCCAGCGCCAGGCTCAGCCAGCGCTTGTCGGCGTCCGGCGACACCCCGTGGTCGTGTCCCGCGTGTCCGCTCATCTCAGCTCCGCCCCTCGTCCGATGAGATCACCGAACGAACATACATGGTTGTATGCGCATGTATCAACGGCGGTCGGTGGTGCTCAGTCCAGGGCGGCGAGCGCGTCGATCTCCACCAGCATCACCTCGTGCGGGAGGTCGACGAAGACCGTCGTCCGGCAGGGGAGTGCGGCGCCCTCGGGCACGTTCTCGGCGATGAACGCGCCGTAGACCTCGTTCATCGCGGCGAAGTCGTCGCGCGTGGTGAGGTAGACGCGGAACATCAGGACGTCGGCCACCGTGGCGCCGCCCGCCTCGAGGATCGCCTTGACGTTCTCCAGCGTGCGCCGGGTCTGCTCCTTGACGTCGCCCGCGGCGATGTACTGGTTCGTCGCCGGGTCCATCGGGCCCTGGCCGGAGACCTGCAGCAGGTTGCCGCGGCGCACGCCCTGGGAGAAGAAGTGGGCGGGAGCGGGCGCGTCGGTGGTGGAGACGGCGGTCGCGGTCATGGTGATGATTCCTTTGCTCTCGTGGGTGTTTCGGTGTTCCCGGGGGTGTCCGGGAGGTTCAGCGCGGGCGGTACCCGCAGTCGCGGGAGATCGCCGCGCACGTCGCGCGCAGCGGCTCCAGCAAGTCGACCAGGTCGTCGAAAGGCAGGACCACGTCGGGAACGGACACGGACACGGCGGCGACGACGGTGCCGCTCGCGTCGCGGACCGGCGCTCCGATGCAGTTGATCGTCGGCTCGTTCTCCTCGCGGTCGGCGGCCCAGTCCTGCGCGCGGACGCGCTCGATCTCGGCGAGGTAGTCCTCGGGCGTGACGATCGTGTTCGGTGTGCGCCGGGTGAAGTCCATCGCCGCGACGACGCGCCTCAGTTCGTCGTCGGGCAGCGAGGCGAGCATGAGCTTCCCGACGGCGCTGGAGTTGAGGTTGACCTCCATGCCCACCCGCGAGTACATCCGGATGAGGTCGCGCGACTCGAGCTTGTCGATGTACACGACGGCGTCGCCCTCGCGGGCCGCGAGGTGCGTGGTCCGGCCGTACTCGCGATTAAACGCGGCCAGGTGCGGCGCGGCGATCTCGCGGATCCCGCGCTGCTCCGAGGCGCGCGCCGCGAGGTCGAAGACGCGGGATCCGAGGTGGTAGCGGTGCGCCTCGTCGTGGTACGCGAAGCGCGCATCGACGAGCGGGCGCAGGAGCCGGAGCACCGTCGTCTTGTGCACCCCGAGTTCGTCGGCGAGTTCGTCGAGCGACGCGGGACCCTCGCCCAGGAGGCGCAGGATCTCCAGCGCGCGGGTCAGGCTCTGGCTCATGGCGTCCGGCTCTCGCGGGGTGGGGTGAACTCCTCGCCGCCCACCCGCACCGCGTCCGGACCCACGTGCGCGGCGGACCAGTCGGCGTCAGTACAGGTCAGGAGTGCCGCCATCGCGTCAGGAGGCAGGGTGGCGAAGTCCGCCCGCACCGTCAGGGTCGCCGCGGCGCCGGCATGGCCGCGGCGCAGGCACGTGCGCAGGTCCTCGTCACGTGCGAGGCCGTGCAGGAAACCCGCGGCGAACGAGTCGCCGGCGCCTACCGGTTCGACGACCTCGACCGACAGGGCGGGGACGGCGATCTGGGTGCCCGCGCAGTCCACGGCGACGGCGCGCACGGCACCGTCCTTGACGACGACGGTGCGCGGTTCGGGCAGGAGCGCGCGGACCCCGGCGGGGGAGCCGATCCCGAGAACGCGCTCCGCCTCGTCGGATCCGACGAGCACGACGTCGGCGCACCGGGCCAGCTCGATGACCAGCGACGGGTCGCCGTCGGGCCAGAGCTGCTCGCGCCAGTTGACGTCGAACGTGACGGTCCCGGGTACGCCGTCGCGGTCCCGCAGCAGGGTCCGGGTGAGGGCGGCGCACGACGCGGACAGTGCGGGCGTGATGCCGCTGGTGTGCACGATCCGGGCGCTCGTGAGCGCCGCCGCGACCGAGGGGCGGGCGAGGAACTCGGGGCTCATCGCGGCGGCCGCGCTGCCCGCGCGCCGGTAGGTACTGGTGGTGACGGGTTCGCCCGTGGCGTCGACGCCCTCCGTCTTGGCGTACCGCCCGGTGAACGCGGTCTCGTCGACCTCGATGCCGTCGGTGTGCACGCCGTACGCGCGCAGGTGCTCGACGATGCGCCGGCCCTCGGCGTCCCCGCCGATCCGGCCGAGGAAGGCCGTGGGGGTGCCCAGTGCTGCGACGCCCGCCGCCACGTTCGCCTCCGCCCCACCGGCGTGCATGGGGGGAGCGGGAGCGTCGAGGTCCGACGCGGCGACCAGTGCCAGCGGTTCCCCGAGGCACACGATCCAAGCTTCCGTCACCCGTCGCACCTTTCGACTTCGTGGTTGTGCAGGTCCTCGCGGCAATGCTAGCGTCTGTGACACGCATCACGCAACGACGATTGCAATTTACGCAACATAGCAGATTGG from Tsukamurella paurometabola includes the following:
- the ftsE gene encoding cell division ATP-binding protein FtsE encodes the protein MITLQNVTMMYKASARPALHDLSLEIGKGEFAFLIGPSGSGKSTFFRLLLKEDKPTSGDVYVGDFHVNKLSGRRVPQLRQSLGCVFQDFRLLQQKNVAENVAFALEVIGKPRNVIDRTVPQVLDYVGLGGKANRMPSELSGGEKQRVAIARAIANRPLLLLADEPTGNLDPDTSAEIVDVLDRINRAGTTVVMATHDRHIVDSMRRRVIEFRMGEKVRDDATGVYGLGR
- the ftsX gene encoding permease-like cell division protein FtsX, giving the protein MRASFITSEVLTGLRRNVSMTIAMILTTAISLGLFGGGLLVVRMADKSQDIFLQRVEIQVFVDDKVAADDPDCQKAVCQAIESKIKAQPGVDSLDYISQDKALETAKTKTFAGQPELAELVRPGVLPASFKVRVGDENKFAAVIDAVKDQPGVAGVQDQRELVERVFSVLNGARNAAFFVALIQAVAAVLLIANMVQVAAYTRRTEVSIMRLVGASRWYTQLPFLLEAVIGAVIGAVLAIGGLFAGKALFFDRALREMYGVNILARITNTDVLLVSPWLILVGAGFAAVTAYVTLRFYVRE
- the smpB gene encoding SsrA-binding protein SmpB encodes the protein MAKEKGRSVIASNRKARHNYAILDTFEAGVVLVGTEVKALREGKASLVDAYATIDDGEIWLRGLHIPEYGNGTWTNHTPRRTRKLLMHRREIDSLTGKIREGNQTLVPLSMYFNDGRVKVELALAKGKQDYDKRQDIARRTAERELVRELGRRVKGMRG
- a CDS encoding serine hydrolase domain-containing protein; translated protein: MRWLRLLAVLGLMGSLLPVRIAAATPVTVSLREDVEEFGRQMRVPGIAARLVGPNGTQWEITAGLDGRGEELSAESPFVWGSVSKSAAAAIAVGLADSGELDLSSAVREVLPEGASWVGDDVDVGDLIHHTSGLPHDVSLTDVPRSQSARSAIAESPPPRHDPRGAFRYSSLNYLLLQAVIERATNGTYSQALQSHVGRPSNARIVAESRQYNAIVPAGFVPWFGAPRANVPAPDGAGFGYGYLAGSIEALGRYAQWLAATPLLRDGAAATVSTAGKAGYGPGLYRERIAGRDVWWHSGAVPGYFTHIALFPDTGQALVLAANRYGELESNEFAAFARFITRRSAGDEIAAPTVAPATTLPVLSAIAGVAFILLGVTGTWRLSRRGRLRSARRTIIYGLLTAGLYLAVGMATWFAHSLVGVPSIVLNRWAPDLAFVLIALSTASIVTSVVMVTATVRSAMARHRR
- a CDS encoding excalibur calcium-binding domain-containing protein, yielding MSPTLTRIAVAAFSLAALAAPAAAANADPSYKNCTEVRQAGKAPILKGQPGYGSHLDRDGDGIACEVKKK
- a CDS encoding esterase/lipase family protein, with the translated sequence MNLRSVWRRAVVAAAGLALLAAAPSTAAPLPENFTFFGGIPSELTNPNGSLPGTNDYSCRPTARHPNPVVLVHGTGGGSQTNWGAYAPLLKNNGYCVFSFTYGALPGAPWPVNQIGGTRPLATSAQQLRSMVERVLTATGAKKVDLIGHSQGTLMPSYFVKNLGGAGKVGKYVSLAPLWRGTGGDLGKAVSVFVRGLNAPDPYFPVFESIGDMLPGSRFLDTIWTGGTPYSRGVEYTNISTRFDELVLPYTSGQVDGPPGTKVTNIVVQDTCAQDLSDHLAIAGSRRAAYFVLNALDPQHPRPVPCYVVPPFTGA
- a CDS encoding cation diffusion facilitator family transporter — encoded protein: MSGHAGHDHGVSPDADKRWLSLALALIVAFMAIEVTIGIIASSLALITDAAHMLTDAAAIVLALVAIKIAAKPAKGGYTWGLKRVEILSAQANGITLLLLAAFFVYEGISRLITPPDVDGPLVFFTALAGCAVNLAATWCIRRANRTSLNVEGAYQHILNDLYAFIATAIAGAVIWATGWGRADAIAALVVAALMLKAGWGLVKASGRIFLEAAPEGIDPAEVGRDVAAVPSVAEVHDLHIWEITSGQPALSAHVLVDPAADCHAVRSKISGMLHDQYGIEHATLQVDHEGAEDHCDDPHGETYPGQAPVNGGTT
- a CDS encoding RidA family protein, with the protein product MTATAVSTTDAPAPAHFFSQGVRRGNLLQVSGQGPMDPATNQYIAAGDVKEQTRRTLENVKAILEAGGATVADVLMFRVYLTTRDDFAAMNEVYGAFIAENVPEGAALPCRTTVFVDLPHEVMLVEIDALAALD
- a CDS encoding IclR family transcriptional regulator, yielding MSQSLTRALEILRLLGEGPASLDELADELGVHKTTVLRLLRPLVDARFAYHDEAHRYHLGSRVFDLAARASEQRGIREIAAPHLAAFNREYGRTTHLAAREGDAVVYIDKLESRDLIRMYSRVGMEVNLNSSAVGKLMLASLPDDELRRVVAAMDFTRRTPNTIVTPEDYLAEIERVRAQDWAADREENEPTINCIGAPVRDASGTVVAAVSVSVPDVVLPFDDLVDLLEPLRATCAAISRDCGYRPR
- a CDS encoding sugar kinase codes for the protein MTEAWIVCLGEPLALVAASDLDAPAPPMHAGGAEANVAAGVAALGTPTAFLGRIGGDAEGRRIVEHLRAYGVHTDGIEVDETAFTGRYAKTEGVDATGEPVTTSTYRRAGSAAAAMSPEFLARPSVAAALTSARIVHTSGITPALSASCAALTRTLLRDRDGVPGTVTFDVNWREQLWPDGDPSLVIELARCADVVLVGSDEAERVLGIGSPAGVRALLPEPRTVVVKDGAVRAVAVDCAGTQIAVPALSVEVVEPVGAGDSFAAGFLHGLARDEDLRTCLRRGHAGAAATLTVRADFATLPPDAMAALLTCTDADWSAAHVGPDAVRVGGEEFTPPRESRTP